One Williamsia phyllosphaerae genomic window, TGACCGCGCCCGCAACCGGAGACTGTCCCTCAGCGCCCAGGACGCGCAGCTGATGTCGAAGCTCTCCGGGACGTTGGATCCGACGACGCGGGCGCTGTTCGAGGTGGTGCTCGCGGCGTGGGCCGCGCCCGGGATGAACAACCCCGACGACGATCAGTCTCCGCGCGGCGATACCGCCGACATCGACCCCGACCTGCTACGCGAGGCTGCCGGCCGCGATTCGCGGTCGGTGGCGCAACGTAACCATGACGCGCTGAAGGCGTTGCTGCAGTGCGCAGCCGACGGCGGCCTGCTCGGTGCGTCGCATCGCGGACTACCCCCGCACATCATCATCTCGATTACCGAGAGTGAGCTCCGCGACCGCGCCGGGGTCGCGAACACTGCGACCGGCACCGACCTCCCCATCACCGACGTGCTGACGCTGGCGGCCCGCGCGCAGATGCATTTGGCGGTGTTCGACGACCACACCGCCGAACCACTGTTCCTCGGCCGCGCCCACCGCCTCGCCTCCCAAGCCCAACGATTCGTCCTGTTCGCGAAGTACGGCGGCTGTGGGGCAGCGGACTGCCCCACCCCGTTCGCGCACTGCGAAATCCACCACGCAGACAAGGACTGGGCCGACGGCGGCACCACCGACGTCAACCACCTCGCCCCCGCATGCGGACCGCACAACCGGGCCGTCGGACCCAACCCCGACCAATGGACCACCGATAAAATCACCACCGGCCCCGACCGCGGACGCTACGGCTGGCGCCGCAACACCGACCCACCCGAGGAAATCCACGCCAACCACCGACACCACATCCGCGAACTCCTCGACCGACACGGTGACGATGACCCATGGGCCGACACCGGTGAGGCCACTTTGAACACGGAACCGGCCACGGCCGACATCGCACCCGACGCCCCCTGGGGTGAACCTGACACCCCGCCCGTCACGACACCTGGCCAGGACCCCTGGTCGAAACCGGTCGCGCCGCAACGACCACCGCCGGCGGGCATCGAACATCACATTGCGTATCAGCTCGTGAAACGAATACCGCGACCCGCCGGCACCCCCGACATCAACTGGCCACGACGTCCGGCGGTCTATGCGCCCCTGGGTCGGCGTGAATGATTCGGAGTCATGAATCGAACACGTTCCAGCAGATGCTGTTCCGCCGGGCCTGGTCCTCGGTCACCAGCTCGCGCAGGTGGGTCGGTAGCTGCGCGAGCTGCCGATCCCGCTCGGCCAACCGCACCTCGGCCGGGTCGACGGTCGGACCTGCCGCCGACATCACTGCCTTGATGGCGTACGCCGCCGCACCGAGGTCGTGTTCGGGAACGTGAGCAACGCAGGCGGCCTGACCGGCTGAGTACGCGGCGAAACGCGCGGCACCCATGAGGTCTCGCGCCGCGCCCATGGCGTGTCCGCCGCACGCTCGGGAATCCATCATCGACATCGACCCCGTTGCCCACGAGCGCACCGCGGCGATGGCGACACGGGGCCGCGTGTCGGCCGCCCGCTCGCGTTCGAACAGGGACAGCACGTGCTCGGCACAGTCGGCCGACCACAGCGCGAGAGCGCGGTGATCGTCGTCGGTCAGCAAGCCGCCGCGGCGGATCGTCACCAGGCGAGGGTCTCGGACCGAGGGCAGGATCACCGCTGAGTCCGCAGGACGTCTACGTCTTGGGCGGGGCGAAGTAATAGACCTCGCCGAGGTTGGTGGCGGTGGCCACGTCGCCACCGGGAGACACCGCGACACCGGTCGTGAACCCGACGGCCTGCGGCAGATCCAGGGAGCGCTTGGTGGAACCGTCGGTTGCCGACACCTCGAGCAGCTTGAGCGCCTTGGTGTTCGGGTCGCGGACCACCACCCAGGCGGTCTTTGCCTCCGTGCTGGTGGCCAGGCTGACCGTCTGCAGATCGTTGCGACGCCAGCCGGCCTCGGCGCGATCGCCGCGGTCCCTGATGGTGATCAACGGTGAGCCGATGACTCCGGTCGGGATGATCGTGCCGTCCGGCGACACCGACATCGTCCCGAACCCGTACCCGCCGATGAAG contains:
- a CDS encoding HNH endonuclease signature motif containing protein; its protein translation is MEANYAALEQLLDEIAAGSSDACSDAVVAELAERHERVVRRMESIGNRRILDVSDREAFRVSGSKSLIDFCSTRLRITRPRRRLRAVQHLEAMHAMTGELLPPRAPNTAAGLADGHLGAEHVDAILDVLAKVPAAVDPDETAKAESALATEGRRLTPREITQLGVRILAYLDPDGTLTDDRDRARNRRLSLSAQDAQLMSKLSGTLDPTTRALFEVVLAAWAAPGMNNPDDDQSPRGDTADIDPDLLREAAGRDSRSVAQRNHDALKALLQCAADGGLLGASHRGLPPHIIISITESELRDRAGVANTATGTDLPITDVLTLAARAQMHLAVFDDHTAEPLFLGRAHRLASQAQRFVLFAKYGGCGAADCPTPFAHCEIHHADKDWADGGTTDVNHLAPACGPHNRAVGPNPDQWTTDKITTGPDRGRYGWRRNTDPPEEIHANHRHHIRELLDRHGDDDPWADTGEATLNTEPATADIAPDAPWGEPDTPPVTTPGQDPWSKPVAPQRPPPAGIEHHIAYQLVKRIPRPAGTPDINWPRRPAVYAPLGRRE
- a CDS encoding putative immunity protein, translated to MILPSVRDPRLVTIRRGGLLTDDDHRALALWSADCAEHVLSLFERERAADTRPRVAIAAVRSWATGSMSMMDSRACGGHAMGAARDLMGAARFAAYSAGQAACVAHVPEHDLGAAAYAIKAVMSAAGPTVDPAEVRLAERDRQLAQLPTHLRELVTEDQARRNSICWNVFDS